CTATTCAACGGAGAGTGTTAATTCGCTCGACCTGTAAcacataatattaatattatggatagctcagctcaccctcacaatcctcaaaaTGGATAAACAAAcatttgggagctcagctccctctatccataaaaataaatatcaCATACACCCaagtaatctcccataattaagttTACAACTCTAGAAAATTAAGTTATTGCAAccctatataaaaaaataatacatcTACTAGTACATGTGAAGTTTTAGAATTGAACGAAAGATAATAAAAGTAAAACTAAACTTTTCTTATTTAACCTGCAAGAAAAGAAATTAGGTTATTTTTAATAAGTCCAACTGTCACTTGAGGGGGAAAAAAAAGtgaaacaggagtgagcgttcaactcatagaataagatattgattttaaataaaatttctataactatctaagcctGATGCATTTCTATATATGAAATGCAATATATTCATAtagtttcaaataattcaaacaaTATTTGCACAAAAGTTAATTTGGAGCACTTAcatacatatgggagctgattccttatacagctctcttaattccaatacCTATCAGCCAGGTcaactcaagccgaactttctcttaataatccaagtgcgggggttagcgagatcaactcaaagccgtactcaccccgacttatttACATATAAAGATCGGGTCCCAGCAAATCAAACTCCAGCCTGACAACTCATCCTACtcatatccatatccacaccGCACATGCGCCAACACACACACAAAACTCTAAATTATCGTAAGGCggcattcacaatatttttatcaataaaatatgtaACAAAAGGGTGTGCCTAACATTTAACTACAAAAGGCGGTATTCACATGAGCATgctttgaatatataataataatattgaaattataaataaaattaatatctactcacagattatCCAAATGTCACTGGGGCAGCTGAGAAGATGAGGAAGGTTGACTCGGATCACCTAAACAATCATATTcaagaaatttatcaatattaactcAAAATAAAGAACTAAAGAGCTTAAGACACTCTATGTTTATATCAGAAATCCAGCagaatttttcttatacttaggACCTACTCAATCTGTAAAATAATTCAACTAACACTTCTCAATCCAAAAAGCTTCAGACCCACAACACAACAACTACACAATATCTCTCCTGGGCCTGGCAAACCAGTTAATttctacataaaataattatttaaaaattcaggacGTTACAAATTTAGGCTTGCTCACATTTAAGACAAAGCTGTGTTTAATATAATAGATTTCCACATTCATTTTGATTTAGAAGTGAGAAAGTATATCTACATTAGTTGATAGGTTCCATATCTGGTATGCCAACATTTAAGTTCTTAGTGAGTTAAATTGTTTTTACaacaaataatattaaaaaaaattttcttgatttaaataaattgtttattattaaaaatttttacgtTAAGTATTttgttatatatattattattttaaaatttaaataaaaattttggttacttcttaaaattgcatattaaactttaattagctctattaaataattatttataaaattaatgattgtaataatattttattgttatttttaatatttatttaataatatattaattaaattcttgtTTGATCTTTATTTTCATTGGTTCAATGATTGAGTGgagtttgaaaattttattaattttgcatCAATAATATAAGAAATTATATTTTCTATGTAATGTTGCCCGTTTTTCAATATAATATTAtacatttttaaataatattgataatttttaatataaaattaataataaataattatatttaataaaccgTAAAAGTGCAATACCGCAGTTATTAGAAaaactaaaataattttaatttaacattGAGTTGTCTTTTCTTATCtactaaatattttataaatattaacgaAAGGATTAAATTTTTAACAGAAAAAATTATAGAGATATTTTAATAATTTCGTTTTCAAAATATGGTCATCtagtaattaattatattaaactgtaaaaaaataataatttaccctttttatttactttgtaaaaaattaaattcactCTAAAATCTCCCATAGCTATTTAttaaaagattatattttaatttagaaaCTTAAAATTaacgaaaagaaaatgaaaaaaataataatttaaaataaataaaaataagaaaattgaaaaaaaaatgaaaagagatAAAAGGATTGTCAGAAGTGGGATTTGAACCCACGCCCTCTCACGAGGACCAGAACTTGAGTCTGGCGCCTTAGACCACTCGGCCATCCTGACATTTTGGTTTTGGGGTCCGCAAAAAGCAATATAAGTTTACAACTATCGAccttctatttaaaaaaaaaatgcatttaGCTTCTTTTATACTCAAATATActagttcaataattaaattttagagaaaaaaaattcttttccaaaaatttatattatttttagaaaaaaattatcgaaaaaatgaaaaatcattagtctaacaataataataataataatatgttttttaattaaatattcaaatactaaatgtgataaattaataaggAAAAAAGTGAGAAGGAGAAGGGAAAGGTTTAAAATAACATGGATGGGAAtagtattaaaagatttttaaatttttgatacTGATGTCTGCATAAAAGAATTCATATAGTTTActacaattaatttgaaattaaggTTCCGTTAGTTTCATGAAAAATAActtgtatataaaaaatattttttataaaaaaagaatttctataaaaatattttttattatttagtcgtaatattaaattaataatttatatttatttcatatatgtaTAAATGTATTCACATTTTAATAGAAttatcaaattttagaaaatgaaaaatgattttctcttttaaaaaataaaagtcatCTTTCTCAAAAAATGACTTAGTTTTCCTTTGAtcaggaaaatatttttctttgaCTAATTCTCTTAAGTGCTCCAAATGCCAAAAATGtacaaaatattttctaaaaaaatatttttcatgaaataaacgGAGCCTAAAACTTAATTATTGTTGTTGTTTTAGACATAATTATTTCATCTTGCTAATTGCATTTTGTTTTTACCAGTGATTTACCCCTTCTGTTAATATTTAtggaattaagaaaaaaaaaaaaaagatttctcTCTTGCTAAAGCCCACCTCTCAAAGACCTTAATGATACCTCTCTCCCAGCCCCTTACCTATCCACCTCTCTTTGTCTCTTTTTCACAATCCCCCACTCGACGATATCAACCTCAACGATGGTGTAGGGAAGTTAAAAGAAGCAAGGACGCAACGTGCATGGCAACTAGGGTAGAACCAGTCAATTTTAGAGTAAAACCGAGAAGAGTCTGAAGATTCTAAAGCTTGAGCTACGAGGGAGACAGAAGCCAAGGATTAGGAATTTAGGATAAATGGGGGAAACTGACAGTGCTACTGTTCTTAGCATTTAGAAGAGTTGCTAAAAAGATCAAATCTAGCAGTAAAGCTAGTGTTATTTTGATTACTTCATTGGTTGGATTTGATGACTAGACTGATTattaataatttgaaattttgattcgatttataattttaaaagtttTGATTTATTCAGTTGAGTTCAATTTTGATTAAAGAATTAAAGTGTCACAGAAAAGCTAAATAGAATTTTGTTTTAAAATACTAAATTATAGttattataataaatagtaattaaaaattttgactctatatgaataaataaatggagataaatttttataccataaaaattagattttttttgcttaatatttaatttattttcatgattgatgataaaactaattttaaatgttaattaattaaataatattattcttTCTAAATTTTGAGAGAATTTTTTAGagacaaattaaaaaattagtcactaaaattaaaatttttaatattttaaataaatacaaaatttgtaaaccttatatttaatatttatatattatcaaataaaaagggaaagtcaattttttttaataaaagaatgGATATGTGAGTCTACCCTTGCATACAACattgataataaaaatatagaattaagtgaataaaaattaataaaatttaatagatataaataattaaaaatcttaatttatgccatcatattattattattatctatatACTATTTATTAGAGTAATAACCTGACaataaaactaattaaaataaaacaaaatttgccATGTTAGCACATAAAActtcaaaatattaatttaatgaaaatgaaaaattctCTTTTAAATAATTTAGCGATAAAATTTATGGTGTATTTTTTTATATTctctatatataatttatattgatATAATCACACTTACATATATAGAGTTTTCTCTTGTATTTGTTGAGATTCTTAATTCAATAGAATTTTTTTaagtattatattttatttatttgaaaagaaagtattatatattatttttatgctattttttttataaactttGTGTGTTTTTATATTGAATATGATTTATTAACATATAGTTTTTTTTGGGTAATATTTATTATTCTAAGTTagtttgtaattaattatttaaattttattattttaaaattagattataaattagcataaattaaaataattttttaaataaaaattataatttaaaaatagattaaaaaggaTAAAACGCACGTATAACAAAAaactaataatatataaatatatgaatttttaataaagatattttttattttaaaataaataaaaataataaataaatataactataaatattaaataaaaatacattTGCAAATAACaaatatcatgaaaaaattaTACGTTTAAGCTTTATTTTCTCTTAAGAACGATTATTATtacactcaactcaactaagcttttatccaaaaaatttaggatgggctatatggattctttttctccattttaaacgattttgggttaaattctcagaaataTGTTATAATTTtatgtcatattgtactactctcatcCTGATCAATTTAGATctatcccttcttttctttctatcatttAACCTAATGTGTTATATTTATCTCTCCATGTATCTACGTTTCATATAACCAAATcagctcaatctcccttctctcaactcctACTTTTTttgtaatactctcattatggactttatctagtctactatggccactcatccaccctaacattctcatctccataactcttatcttagacacatattagacacatacgactcattcagtacccaacactcactaccatataatatgacCGATCGTATGGTTGtatagtaaaattttcctttcaacttattgggaatcttgccatcacataaaactcccgtgacacGTCTCTACTTCTACTATcgggctttaatcctatgactaacatcctcctcacatcccccatctacaaAAACGATTACTCTTATATTATCACAAAAtttatacttaaaaaaaaaaccctaCAGTTACtgttaaaattatgattttaatttcaCATACATAATAGTAATATTTCTCAATTAGTAACAAAATTTTAAGTTTCTTTAATGATTAAAGTTATAATAATAAGAAATGGTTTTATTTTCACCAATTATTCAAAATTCATATTAGAATTGGAATTGGAATTAAAATCAGACCAAAACCATTTCAAATTTGACCAAATCAGAACCCAACGGAAATCAAAACTGTCAAAAAATAAATTCAGAACCAGCCCAGAGCCTGGAGCCATAATTGAACTGAAACCAGCTTGAACCGGCTAAATCAGAAATGATTCCGGTTCAAAGCGGTGAAGATCAAAACCTCTAACATCATATTATGAAACTACAATGGCTTAATAACAATATATTGAGATCCAGAATTCAAAAAACTTCCTGAGGATCTTTTGCCTGCAGGACCTTTTCCTACAAATTGCAGCGCCAGAATTGATCTGCATAATCTACAGGGCAATGCATTCTTAATTTAAAGGAAATGGATATTCTACAACAACATTGAGACAGCATACATATGTTTTAGTCTACACTAGAACCTATGTTAGTCCAACTCTTCGCTTCCATTATTCAGCAATTTCTCAGAACCTCCACAGTCAGTAGGGATAAAGAATGCCGATGCAGTTATCTTGCAGTTGGAAAATCCCCAGGGCACCAGCTGGGTCGCTCTCATTTTAAAATGGATGACTAGACCAATTGCTGTAGCTGATGGACAACATGAGACATTCGCGGACGCATAGATGGGACATGCTGTGTGCAAGCATACACAAGGTCCACCACCTTCTGAATGACACCAGCTTCTGGAATTTCTGAAGAAGATGAAGATATGAGCGGATCCAAAAGCTCAGGGTAGCGGTGTGCCTGGACCAAAGGTGTTGCCCACTCAAATATACTTTGCCAACCCACTGAATCGACTGCTTGTGCAGGCCTACGTCCGGTGACTATTTCTAACAGCAGAACTCCAAAGCTGTAGACATCACTTTTTGTTGTAAGCTCATTTCTGTAAACAAACTCTGGTGCAAGGTACCCATATGTACCACCTGCCATCACCGTTCTCTCGTGCATCACTTCCCAAGGCACAAACTTAGAGAGACCAACTCCCATCAAGTGTGCTCCAAACTCTTCATCAAGCAGTACATTACTGGCACGAATATCCCGATGCACAACATGTGGCTTAACCTTGTCATGCAAGAACCTATTTAAGAGGATAAACCAAGCAAATGACAAATAGTCAGTAGAAAATAAACCATCACAGAGATTATTTGATAGGTATAGAATACCCATCTATTAAAAGTCCAATAAATTTCCATATCTTAATTATTACTCATTACAAAGTAAATTCTCATTAAGCTCAATTTAAGGCTGTGAAGcagcagaatttaaaaaaataagaaaacctGCACAAACCGGTCCACCAAACCGGCAGTTATTATCAGAGAAGACGCTAAGTTTAGAAAAAACTAAAACCAAGGCCTGAAGATGAAAAATTTCGCAAACCAAGTTAGCAggcatttatattttattatgtttCCAATCATGAGAACAAAGAAATACAACAATAGATTTACAATGATACTGGTCATGCTTGTGATAGTAGTAAAAATATGCAGTTTGCAAATAAGTGAAACAGTCCACAAAAGTATACTTACGCAATCCCTTGAGCAAGGGTAGTAGCTATTTTCATTCTCATAGCCCAATCCAAGCTTTTCCCTCCCCTCGGTATGTGGTGTAGCCATCTATCTAAGGGCCCATTAACTATAAACTCATAAACAATGTAGCGGTCACCATGATCATAGCAACATCCTTTAATAGCCACCAAATTTGGATGCTGAAGCCTTGCAACCCTTCCAACCTCAGAATAGAACTCCTTCTTCCTCTGGAAACTGGATCTCTTCAATCTCTTAACTGCAACTCTTGATCCATCTGGGAGAAGGCCACTATATGTGCCACCTGTTTTTGCATCACCGAGAAGACgattcccttcactaaaattcttTGTAATTGACCTCATTTCCTCATTCGTGAAGACTTTCCATGATAGCGGAACTAATGCCGAAGTAGCTGGATTAGATAATTTGCGGGACTTTCTACGCTTCCTGCTTCGTCTGTAAACAAGAAGCCAAATCACCACAGCTAATGTTGTACAGAGAATCAACCCACTTACAACTGCAAGGATAATAAGATACTCCCTATGACAACGCATGTGGTAGCATTTGTTTTCTGGCaaccaggaaaaaaaaaaaagaaaaagaagaagaagaagaagaagatgcggGTCAAGCGCTTTTCTTAACACAAGTGGCAGAAAAACATTGAACAATCAAAACTAAAACATAGAAATGCGAGAGTACATATTTTCTTAACAGGAAATATATACAGAAATAGATAACTGGGATGAATACAAGCTATCCGGAACATTTTATGGAGGCATACCAACATCAAGCATGCAAATAAAAGCATGAGACTGGTTGCATCTCTCTTCCATGAGATATGTGGTTCTATTATTCAACAATGTACAGAAATCAGCTCCAGTATTATTGTGGCTTGAATCAGAAGAAACTCCAGCAAATATTGACTTATTCCAATATGATGAATTATCAGACCACTTCCAATTAAAACCAAAAGTCGCGTTGATGCTTCTTCCTCCAACCCAGCATCCATTAGCAATTTGGCCACACAGCTGTTTAGCGAAGCTTAGTTCTTGAGATGATGTCAGCGCCGCCAAATGTCCACTATAGCTTTCACAAAGGGCCTCTGACTCAACCCATGACAgggaattttctaaatatttcaaGCACTTATTCTTATTTGGACTGATGTCCCAGCCAGAACGGCACCATGCTGTTACCCAGAAAAATTGACCTTCAATATAGTAATGAAACATACTCTACACCAGCTATGAGAAACAATATGCTATAAGAAACCCTACATTTCCACAAACCCTAAGCACATTTCCATAATAAtccattctaaaaatttatgcAAGAAATCTGAGACATGCCAAAAATGTAATACTTCTGTAAGACATCCAACATATGTTAAAACAGCAATGTcacaaaatttaaattcaatatgccttttttcttcttcaaatcaatatattcTGTCAAGTTATTTTAGGGATGCTTTTTACAGGCTTGAATCTTACTATAACTACTGTTTATAAGGTCAGTGCAAGGTTAAATTTTTACTTGCCATCCCTAAACATTAGGGGATGTTTCATGTCAGTCCCTCAACTTcaatttgttattaaaaaaaccttcaatcttcattttcttttaaCAAAAATCCATGTTGCCAGAATCCGGTATGAGCTCAGATCAAGATTTAACATGGCACTTCCACGCtggtatttaattaataaaaaattataacctTACCACGTGGATTTGAAAACTCTCACTTTCCTCTTTTTGCATTATTCTctctcctttttttatttttccagtTCTTTCTCTTCATGTTTCCTTGGGTCTGCTGCTTCTATTATAACATACAAACTAACATTCAAAGAGAAAAAAtcaattcttcatcttcttcatcttgtACTCTTTCATCTCACTGTGGAAATGGAAGCAGTAAATCAAGTCATCCCCTCCATCACTCCACAATGTCACATATCTTCTGGGGCTCTCTCAATTCTTGCATTTCTGTATAATCTTCTCCTCCTCTCCTTGGCATGTGTTGCTTCGGGTTTTATACTAATCATGGCCAACGTTCCAAGGTCTCTTAGATACTCTTCTCTAACCCTCTTCAAGCGAGCCATAATTGCAGACACTTGGCCATTTCCCCTCTTTTTCTTGTAAAATTTTCTTGGGCTTCTTGTTCTAGTTTCTGCAGTCATCGATCCTTACAGTGGGTAGTGGAGAGAAGAGTCCAAGGATATTTGGGAATCAAGGATGGCAAAGGAGGGGTGCCTGTCACCCACTGTTCATGCAATTACTCAAGGAAGCTGAAGAATAATATGGATTTGATCAGAAGGGTACGATCACCATCACTTGCCATGTGGAGGAGTTTAGGTACGTTCAGGGCATGATTGATAAGAAAAGTCCCTTCATCACCACCGTCATGTTGGGTGTTTTTGGGTTTGAATTTAATTTGGGGTTGCAGTGCCAAACAACCCTAATCCTCAAAAGAAACACATTTTAATGGTTCAAATCTTCCCCTTTTTTCTGGGATGTGTAAATTTGGAGTCCTTTTAGGGTTTGTTTTCGTTATTTTTTTTCTGTTCCATGTTAAACCTTTGTGGTTGGCCGACAAGAAAGTTGATCAATGATGGATGATGAGACAAAATGTTGCCTTGCAATTGTATTTGACTTTTGTTAGAAAACATTATGAAAAAGAGAAGTAAatgtttttctcttcttttcttttccttttcttttccgttcctttcttttcttttctttttctttctaggAACAAAAAATTAATGGCAATGGCATCATCAATACAACACAGAGTGAGAGAATGGACAAGGCTAACCAATGGTAGGGCCATAGCAGTTGCTTTAGACCTTTAAATTTTGGCTTGATTAGTTTAACAAATCCTTACAACAATCACGGAATATTTAATAACAAAATCACAGTTCATAGGATAAAACCTTCATCGATTCTCCTCTCCCAATTCTTGCTAATcagaaaaaaattatatatagcaTGGACAATCCTAAAATTCTTAGGAATGGAAAGGAGTGCATGTACAGTGCATCGCACTAGTACAAAAGAGAGTGAACTGAAGAGCAATCTAAGGTTGCTGTTTGGACCACAGCAGACCTAAGAATAGGTGAAGAaagaactgaaaaaaaaaaaaaagcaagaatAATCCAAAAAGGAGGAAAGACAGTTTTCAGATCCGCGTGGCAaggatataaatataatattaagtgCCAACGTGGAAGTGCCACATTGGATCTTGACTGAAGCTCATGCCAGATTCTAGTAACGGGGATTTTTGTAAGTTGAAGGATTTTTTGGTAACAAATTGAAGTTGAGAGACTGATATGAAACACCCCCTAAAGTTTGAGGATGATAGGTAAAAATTACCCAGTTAATGCATCAAAACCATTGGAGCTATGCTCTAATGGTATTACACTCACCACAAGTTAGTGGTCAACGTTTTTGTAACATAAGATATAACTGTTTTTACAGGAAATATTTATCAAAAGAAGTATGAAATTTCActgttaaaaaaaaaactgaTTTTCTTTTGCTCATTATTGTGTGAAAGTTTTCCCTCTGCAATTTCACAATCAACACATAAGAAATGAAAGATTTCAGTGGAGATTATACAGAGGAAACAAAGAATGTTCATAGTAGCCATATTTGAGCCTCCTTCTTGTTTCATTGACACTTATATCAGATGTAACTAGGATCTTTTCTGCATTTTCTGTCCTGATATTTGGATGTCAAGGAGTTATAGGCTTAAAGTACATTTTCAAGACCCTATGTTCCCTGAACTTCTCCAATTTTTCTGAGACACATTTCCACTAACATAATCGTTGTAATTTCCTTCCATAACAATCTGAAACCAGGTCATCATCGGATTTGAGAATCAATAAcggatttataaaaaaaaaaaaaaaaaaaactttcagcAATTTTAGCCCATTGAGTTGTCTTGGTAAGTTGATAAGATAGCAAAAAACAAGGTTGAATTCAGTCTTCACCAAAGACAAGCAAGGGCTTATCTCATCTTTTACCCAGATCAGTTCCATTTCTTTTTTAGGATATAAAACATAGTGACCATTGGGAGAGGCACATAATTTCAATAAGCAACTACATAATCTCTTTTCTAcaacaaaatt
Above is a genomic segment from Hevea brasiliensis isolate MT/VB/25A 57/8 chromosome 17, ASM3005281v1, whole genome shotgun sequence containing:
- the LOC110657134 gene encoding C-type lectin receptor-like tyrosine-protein kinase At1g52310; amino-acid sequence: MELELTLLQFSVLLIACFALRFAASETISNDKVHAPLVASKNESNKAWCRSGWDISPNKNKCLKYLENSLSWVESEALCESYSGHLAALTSSQELSFAKQLCGQIANGCWVGGRSINATFGFNWKWSDNSSYWNKSIFAGVSSDSSHNNTGADFCTLLNNRTTYLMEERCNQSHAFICMLDVENKCYHMRCHREYLIILAVVSGLILCTTLAVVIWLLVYRRSRKRRKSRKLSNPATSALVPLSWKVFTNEEMRSITKNFSEGNRLLGDAKTGGTYSGLLPDGSRVAVKRLKRSSFQRKKEFYSEVGRVARLQHPNLVAIKGCCYDHGDRYIVYEFIVNGPLDRWLHHIPRGGKSLDWAMRMKIATTLAQGIAFLHDKVKPHVVHRDIRASNVLLDEEFGAHLMGVGLSKFVPWEVMHERTVMAGGTYGYLAPEFVYRNELTTKSDVYSFGVLLLEIVTGRRPAQAVDSVGWQSIFEWATPLVQAHRYPELLDPLISSSSSEIPEAGVIQKVVDLVYACTQHVPSMRPRMSHVVHQLQQLV